The following proteins are encoded in a genomic region of Deinococcus betulae:
- the thiD gene encoding bifunctional hydroxymethylpyrimidine kinase/phosphomethylpyrimidine kinase: MTVPVALTIAGSDSGGGAGIQADLKTFEAYGVYGTSVLTLITAQNTCGVRGAWPLPPEQVVAQLEAVLNDFPVAAVKTGALGSAATVSAVAGVLRNRDLPLVVDPVMLAKSGDPLLAPGALEALLRDLLPLATLVTPNAPEWTALRAAGAPETLPLLLKGGHAPGETVVDTLHVDGQHLTFRARRRHTRHTHGTGCTLSAAITAGLALGLPLPDAAAQAHAYLQAALRDAPGLGAGHGPLGHRQAWVMVLPPRSDEVHH; this comes from the coding sequence ATGACGGTGCCGGTAGCCCTGACCATCGCCGGGTCCGATTCGGGGGGCGGCGCCGGGATTCAGGCTGACCTGAAGACCTTCGAGGCCTACGGGGTGTACGGCACCAGCGTGCTGACCCTGATCACTGCCCAGAACACCTGCGGGGTGCGCGGCGCGTGGCCGCTGCCGCCCGAGCAGGTGGTGGCCCAGCTGGAAGCGGTGCTGAATGACTTTCCGGTGGCGGCGGTCAAGACAGGCGCACTGGGCAGCGCCGCCACCGTCAGCGCGGTTGCTGGCGTCCTGAGGAACCGCGACTTGCCCCTGGTCGTGGACCCGGTGATGCTGGCCAAAAGCGGCGACCCGCTGCTGGCGCCGGGCGCACTGGAGGCCCTGCTGCGCGACCTGCTGCCCCTGGCCACTCTGGTGACACCCAACGCGCCGGAATGGACGGCACTGCGGGCGGCGGGCGCCCCCGAGACCCTGCCCCTGCTGCTCAAGGGCGGGCACGCGCCGGGCGAGACCGTGGTGGACACCCTGCATGTGGACGGCCAGCACCTGACCTTCCGGGCGCGGCGCCGGCACACCCGGCACACCCACGGCACCGGCTGCACCCTGTCTGCCGCCATCACGGCCGGGCTGGCGCTGGGGCTGCCCCTGCCGGACGCGGCAGCTCAGGCGCACGCCTACCTTCAGGCGGCGCTGCGGGACGCGCCGGGGCTAGGCGCGGGCCACGGCCCGCTCGGGCACCGCCAGGCGTGGG